One segment of Ricinus communis isolate WT05 ecotype wild-type chromosome 8, ASM1957865v1, whole genome shotgun sequence DNA contains the following:
- the LOC8273061 gene encoding uncharacterized protein LOC8273061 gives MLKSKASKFLKKITLVLASMAKAKTLALKNKTNALRTRLMIFSLLRDKKILMSTISQKLHALAGQQEHDKQQQEEGEDSIEDQSKAIVLYNHSTMSVPNPSQTELLENADDGQGNGYFYGYGYGYEEVDGDEEKFPDLTHSLFDSEDLDFEDPGGSVIELVKNSKKEGEEFSLEDEIDHVADLFIKRFHRQMRMQKQLSIKRYQEMLERSA, from the coding sequence ATGTTGAAGAGCAAAGCAAGTAAATTcttgaagaaaataacattggTGTTGGCATCAATGGCCAAGGCTAAAACGTTAGCTCTCAAGAACAAAACTAATGCTTTGAGAACTCGGTTGATGATATTCTCTTTGTTAAGAGACAAGAAGATTCTGATGAGCACCATATCACAGAAGCTCCATGCTTTGGCGGGTCAGCAAGAGCATGACAAGCAACAacaagaagaaggagaagataGCATTGAAGATCAGAGCAAGGCTATAGTACTTTACAATCACAGCACCATGTCCGTCCCTAATCCTAGCCAAACTGAGCTGCTAGAGAATGCGGACGATGGACAGGGTAATGGCTATTTTTACGGCTACGGCTATGGATATGAAGAAGTGGATGGTGATGAAGAGAAGTTTCCCGACCTGACACATTCTTTATTTGACTCTGAAGATCTTGACTTTGAAGATCCAGGAGGATCAGTGATAGAATTGGTAAAGAATTCAAAGAAAGAAGGTGAGGAATTCAGTTTGGAAGATGAGATTGATCATGTGGCAGACTTGTTTATAAAGAGATTCCATCGCCAGATGAGGATGCAGAAGCAACTTTCGATAAAGAGGTATCAGGAGATGCTTGAAAGGAGTGCTTGA
- the LOC8273059 gene encoding DEAD-box ATP-dependent RNA helicase 41 has product MEVACAGSDGASDVKKTYREQREALQGEPKCVLCGRYGEYICDETDDDICSLECKQILLGGVGKSDISVGIPPPRRLAATDECFYVRENGTSSLTNDQTELLRRTLEIHVKGELVPDPILSFSSCNLPQKLLLNLEAAGYDLPTPVQMQAIPTALSGKSLLASADTGSGKTASYLVPIISSCASYRLQHSSDRKPLAMVLTPTRELCIQVEDQAKLFGKGLPFKTALVVGGDAMAGQLYRIQQGVELIVGTPGRLIDLLTKHDIELDNVIIFVIDEVDCMLQRGFRDQVMQIFWALSQPQVLLYSATVTQEVEKMASSMAKDMALVSIGQPNRPSKAVKQLAIWVEPKQKKQKLFDILMSKQHFMPPAVVYVGSRLGADLLSNAITVTTGWKSLSIHGEKSMKERREIMKSFLVGEVTVIVATGVLGRGVDLFGVRQVIIFDMPNSIKEYIHQIGRASRMGEGGIAIVFVNEENKNLFPEFIEVLKSSAAVIPRELANSRYSVGKGQKKRKYGS; this is encoded by the exons ATGGAAGTTGCATGCGCTG GTTCTGATGGGGCAAGTGATGTGAAAAAGACATATAGAGAGCAGAGAGAAGCTCTGCAAGGGGAGCCTAAATGTGTTTTATGTGGTCGTTATGGGGAGTATATATGCGATGAGACTGATGATGATATTTGTAGCTTGGAATGCAAACAAATTCTTCTAGGCGGGGTTGGTAAATCTGATATTTCAGTTGGTATTCCACCTCCTAGAAGATTAGCTGCAACTGATGAGTGCTTCTATGTTAGAGAAAATGGAACATCCTCTTTAACTAATGATCAGACTGAATTACTGAGAAGGACACTTGAAATCCATGTTAAGGGCGAGCTGGTTCCAGATCCCATTTTGTCATTCTCTTCTTGTAATCTTCCTCAGAAGCTTCTGCTGAACTTAGAAGCTGCAGGATATGACCTGCCTACACCTGTCCAGATGCAAGCAATACCAACTGCTTTAAGCGGCAAAAGCCTGCTTGCTTCGGCTGACACGGGTTCTGGGAAAACTGCTTCCTATCTAGTCCctattatttcttcttgtgCTAGTTATCGCCTTCAGCATTCTTCTGACCGCAAGCCACTAGCAATGGTCTTAACTCCTACTAGAGAGCTTTGTATACAGGTTGAGGATCAAGCTAAGTTGTTTGGTAAGGGCTTGCCTTTCAAGACAGCACTTGTGGTTGGTGGCGATGCTATGGCTGGACAGCTCTATCGTATTCAGCAAGGAGTTGAGCTGATTGTAGGGACTCCAGGCAGGCTCATTGATCTTTTAACAAAGCATGATATTGAGCTAGATAATGTGATAATATTTGTCATAGATGAGGTGGACTGCATGCTCCAAAGGGGCTTCCGAGATCAGGTTATGCAGATATTTTGGGCTCTCTCTCAACCCCAGGTTTTGCTGTACTCTGCAACAGTCACACAAGAGGTAGAGAAGATGGCAAGCTCTATGGCAAAAGATATGGCTCTTGTATCCATTGGCCAACCTAACAGGCCCAGTAAAGCTGTAAAGCAGCTGGCCATCTGGGTTGAGCCGAagcaaaagaagcaaaagctttttgatatattgatGAGTAAGCAGCACTTTATGCCACCAGCAGTTGTTTATGTGGGTTCAAGGCTTGGGGCAGATCTACTATCTAATGCAATCACAGTCACCACAGGGTGGAAATCTCTATCCATCCATGGGGAGAAGTCCATGAAGGAGAGAAGAGAGATCATGAAATCTTTTTTGGTGGGGGAGGTTACTGTGATTGTGGCCACTGGGGTTTTGGGTCGGGGAGTTGATCTCTTTGGAGTGAGACAGGTAATAATATTTGACATGCCCAATTCCATTAAGGAGTacatccatcaaattgggagGGCATCTCGAATGGGAGAGGGGGGTATAGCAATTGTCTTTGTTAATGAGGagaacaaaaatttatttccgGAGTTCATTGAAGTCTTAAAATCTTCTGCAGCTGTGATACCTCGCGAGCTTGCAAATTCAAGGTATTCTGTTGGCAAGGGCCAGAAAAAGCGAAAATATGGTTCTTGA
- the LOC8273060 gene encoding histone H2A-beta, sperm: MEAEQQIKAKGKGKSKGKGKGKEVEKEEAAEKGEKERKAAETKSSRAGLQFPVGRISRYLKKGRYGSRIGVGAAVYMAAVLEYLAAEVLELAGNAAADNKKRRITPRHLMLAVQSDEELQNLMSDVTFPSCGVVPHIPLPLFPKKSNQSNSFNQP; the protein is encoded by the coding sequence ATGGAAGCAGAACAGCAAATCAAGGCCAAAGGTAAAGGCAAAAGCAAAGGCAAAGGCAAAGGCAAAGAggttgaaaaagaagaagcagcGGAGAAGggagaaaaggaaaggaaagcaGCTGAAACGAAATCCAGCAGGGCGGGATTACAGTTTCCTGTTGGCAGGATATCGAGGTATTTAAAGAAAGGTCGGTATGGTTCAAGAATCGGAGTTGGTGCTGCTGTTTACATGGCCGCTGTACTCGAGTACTTAGCTGCGGAGGTGTTGGAGTTGGCTGGTAATGCTGCTGCGGATAACAAGAAGAGACGAATTACCCCAAGACATCTCATGCTTGCTGTGCAGAGTGATGAAGAACTTCAGAACTTGATGAGTGATGTCACTTTTCCTAGTTGTGGTGTGGTGCCTCACATACCTCTGCCTCTTTTTCCTAAGAAGAGCAATCAATCCAATTCTTTTAACCAGCCCTGA